A region from the Longimicrobiales bacterium genome encodes:
- a CDS encoding DedA family protein, whose protein sequence is MRDFIIEVVRSTGAWGIGVLMVLENVFPPIPSELVMPLGGYLTAGGTLSFWPVVIAGSLGSLVGASFWYYIGRRMGKERLAEWAGRHGAWVAMTPDDIERAAGWFQRHGHASVFFCRMLPFLRTVISVPAGITGMPLAPFLFYSALGTFAWTAALTLAGRLLGRQFPEIENVLGYVSWAIIVAAAAWYVYGVVRVKRVQRAQG, encoded by the coding sequence ATGCGGGATTTCATCATCGAGGTCGTACGCAGCACCGGCGCCTGGGGCATCGGCGTGCTCATGGTGCTGGAGAACGTGTTCCCGCCCATTCCGTCCGAGCTGGTCATGCCGCTTGGCGGCTACCTGACAGCAGGCGGTACGCTCTCGTTCTGGCCGGTCGTGATTGCAGGCTCGCTCGGCTCCCTGGTCGGCGCGAGCTTCTGGTATTACATCGGTCGAAGGATGGGGAAGGAGCGCCTCGCCGAATGGGCGGGCAGGCATGGCGCATGGGTCGCAATGACGCCGGACGACATCGAACGTGCGGCCGGCTGGTTCCAGCGGCACGGCCATGCCAGCGTCTTCTTCTGCCGCATGCTCCCGTTTCTCCGAACGGTGATCTCCGTGCCTGCGGGCATCACCGGCATGCCGCTCGCCCCGTTCCTGTTCTATTCGGCCCTTGGCACGTTCGCATGGACCGCTGCCCTCACGCTCGCCGGCCGGCTCCTCGGTCGGCAGTTCCCCGAGATCGAGAACGTCCTTGGCTACGTCTCCTGGGCGATCATCGTCGCCGCGGCTGCCTGGTACGTGTACGGGGTCGTGAGGGTGAAGCGTGTGCAGCGCGCGCAGGGATGA